The window GAATTATCTTAAATACTGATTACGACACAGAGAACATTGTTAATTACGCTTTTTAAGGATTTTTTACCGGAGGAAAAGTCTTACaggacttttttattttctattttattgtaatattttctattgtaaCACTCTGGAAACtgtaaaatttgcataaaaatatttttaagtattttaagacTCATTTTGATAAGGCCTTTaccttttttacttattaatttttttattcacatattGATCGATTTTTATTAGTACTACAGTTTATTACAGTTTTACACTTTCGTTATAACATATCGTTCTCATAATATTCTTCttctcataaattttataatctcatATGTTGACATTAATACTTTCCCGGAAAATTCAaatagacattttttttaagttagaaTCGAATTTGATAgcttaagttataaaaaaaaatcttttttacttgTTACTTTGGAGGTCCAAATTGGTCCATTAGTTTTATCCatctcttattttaaattcctTTTTGCTCATTTAGAGCAAACATTTGTAGGAGAAAAAGTAAAGGATAAATTGGAGATGTTTTGTTagtcaatatatatatatatatatatatataattagatttattaacaattctTTATTACTAGATATCTTTCACATTAGAATAATATCAGAAATGTTATGACTGAAAGTAACAAAATTACGGAAGcttgaaatttcaaaatattgtgGATATGGCAACGTCATTTCctaacaaagaaaataaaaaagtttacacaTGGGATAATGAAATTAGCTTCGTATGAAATGCTCTTGAGAAAatctagaaattttatttatgtattatcgTCGTCCTCGACGAGTCTAATTACTATCtctaacattacatataaagtataaaaaattaataatcaaatatatgtgCGCATATTCTATTACGATTTTATTCCAAGAAGTTTAACTCAAGCAATTCAGGTATGATTTCGATTGCATGAGCTTCCAggcatatttaataatctgtCAACGAATTATACaaacaatgagaaaaataaaacaaatattaatacaatataaatatatagaataaattataaagtcaAATAACATTGTCAATCGATAAAAGTTCGCTCTAATATTAGATAATCatcattattaaatctaatttaaatttttttttaattttacaggtGTTCTTGATCTGAAACATTTTAGTTTCGGTAAATATTTACCCTTACGAACTCCCCGCTAATGATCTTGACCTGTGTTATCAAAATCACCTTCTGAGAGACCCTGACATGGTTTAGCCATCGCTCGtactttgttaaaaagttattaacaaatattaatacaatataaatatatagaataaattataaagtcaaataagttattaacaaaagagTTCATAAGTTTCAtaagaataatgtaattttcaactagaaatattttacaatacatatttgattttttagtaattatagaTCCAGGAACAATAATTAGTAACCCTTAAGAAGTCTGCTGTGAATCaaaacatgaattttttttaagcaaagacgttttgattttaaatgttCAAATGAGCAATTATTGACCTCGTCGCGGGCCGTAAGCACCAAGAGGGAAGCAGGGGGGATACTTTTTACAGTTATACTCATCCTCGTTCgcgtaaaaaacaaaatgagtTAATTATGCAAGATagagtttaaaatataaagttaaacatttatagtgtcaatttttttgttaataactttttaataagtcacGAGCGATGGCTAAaaccttttaaatattaacaaaacaaattatatgcAAAACTCGGTATAtgcaaagtaataaataatacgagAATGCAGGTCATCGAGCCAAGAACAGTTATgctaattacaatttattgactaacataatttaaaaatataagtataaacacgaataaaaactaatgtgctatataatattaaactttcgAAACGTTTTCACTTTACAAAGTTCTCATcagtcataataaaaataactatatataattttaaaaaacaagagTGTAATTAAActgttaataattgataaacattaaaaaaaaacttgaagtcATCGCATATAGTTGGTAAAATTATGTCATACAGATAAAATAGGTgatagaaaaaagtttaaaaattactcaAGAGGGTGACTTTAACAAGGtatgtcaaggtcaagatCATTGGGAGGAAGTCGGTAAGAGTAAATATTTACCCTGGTTTCTTTATTGCTTGTGccaaaatattctttgattGTCGCTTAAAGGGGACAgaagtgaatttttttctctcggattatttcatataaaaattcggAGATGTGATACGCAGTAACTGTTATTtcgctattttttttctgtattgttATAAAAGCGATGTGTTTCTGCTAACGTAAAATTGTACtatatacatttacaaatgCTATATTGTACTCGAACTTTAGAGCAATcttaagaaagagagagaaaatcgatcttaagaaaagaaataaaatgaaacaGATGATATAACagggaatatatatatatgtgtgtgtgtgtgtgtgtgtgtgtgtaattctaaaacaaaaaaaaaatagaattacgaTGTATTATCACTCGGCGGACTTGCAGTCAATCCATATAATATTCTCGAATGCTTGttctaaaaataagaattcGTTGGAAACTACTCGAATAActtgatttttttctcattaactCGTATATTgccataaaaattaacttttgaaGTATATATCACGCATTTCaacagatatttataaaagcttTGTCTCCTATCACACGTTATTCGGTAACTTACAGTTTATATCATAacatttcatacatttttatttcccttctttatttttcagttttttggTCATTCAGAGCTGCCTCTTTTTCTTCTACGTGTAAATCTTTTAGAGATTCTATTTTATCAACTATAATGTTATTTGCAACGCTATCCATGTTCTCAAATTTATCTGTGCGTTCTTGAGTTTCATTAatgcttattattttatcttttttgtcACCAGTGCTCATTTTTTCATCTGCAATAGCTACTTCATCTTTTATGgctaaaatttctattttttttaaagtgtctTCACTTTTCAGTTTATCACTTTGTTCTATTGTATATTGTACATCAACTAAAGATGGAATCATAACACtatttacttctttttcttctagaAAACTTTTTGTATCCTGTTTAATATCATCCTCTTGCTTGCTCATTTCTTTAGTTTGTTTATTATCACAGTTATCACTTAAAGTTTCTTTAGTTTGctctgaattatttttattttccattttcttgATATCTTCGTCAGTATCACATAACTccatatatttagttttatttttatcatctttTATTGATGATGTGATGATTAAATTTGCTGTAGTATTAATTCTCTCTCCACTCTCAAATGTCACAATTGCTTGAATATTCGATGACTCCAACATATCTTCCACTTTTTCCACTTTACACATTTCAACCTCTGTATCAATTTTAGACGTagataaatctaaattttgtaaaataggCTCACTTTCTTTGTCTGTATCAACTTGATCTTTTTCATTTGTGTGTGAACTCAAATTGTCATTGTGATTAtccgtattttttattacattattgatATCAGAGTTTCtagaagaaattatattgCTTTCTTTTTCGTTCGCAGTCACGATCTTCTCATCTTGTAATGGCTCTGCAGTATTCTCTTCAGGCTTTTGAAATTTAGATTGACAAGACTTTTGTAGCTTCTTAGGTTCTTTCTGCAGTGATTCCATTTCCTGATGTTTTTGCATGCTCTCATCTTCCCTTCTAAACTCTTTCTTACGAAAATAAGGAGATTTATTGCTAAAGTCCTTCTTTTTTGGTGGAAGCTGCGACTTTCGTGAATTAGAAGATTTGTGTAGATTTTCATGACCTTTAGTTCGGTCCATTCGGTCTTCATATGACTTTGGACGTGTAAAAGTCTCCATATCAGGGGAAACTACTTCAACATCCGAATGACTGCTATACGTTACGCGACTCCTTTGTCGTGGACCGACTCGTCCTGTTCCAGCAATACTCGGCGAATTCACTGAAAAagaacattgaaaaaaatatttcaaatactttatatattcagAAATTCAATTGTCAacaaattttcgaaaattttaggaaaagtgttttcgtttttttcttttacgatagtattttttaatgttctgTATGTTTATAGttttgagatttttttatatcaagagttctgataaataatttgtcaacattaaacaaaattta of the Monomorium pharaonis isolate MP-MQ-018 chromosome 11, ASM1337386v2, whole genome shotgun sequence genome contains:
- the LOC105833539 gene encoding uncharacterized protein LOC105833539 isoform X2, which produces MAANALEEKINKIRQQNEEIRRRHEEVEEDKKNAAKLNALVQMVPSTDWPERKEPPEFSNPPRTTKSKSVKEHHEPLQQYQSTSGEGRKVHTFAQGQGPPPDPKYNFLADAEREEGERENTKDNSNRGQKYSRGMFRKKPGAKDGMQKDYRTNRGSHRDEHQPEYEAWRAERNRIDEDRISRQRTAEGNWRREWDNDKAHIVDDVMRSEAKLGEYVKKDYKDFDRRYHVNGNDYASHNRSGHRSYRGNSRHFHNNYENSSNNAYHHDGHIKNLSNSEKRTVIATDKSIKVMLNQGNMTKGPVMSVKVNSPSIAGTGRVGPRQRSRVTYSSHSDVEVVSPDMETFTRPKSYEDRMDRTKGHENLHKSSNSRKSQLPPKKKDFSNKSPYFRKKEFRREDESMQKHQEMESLQKEPKKLQKSCQSKFQKPEENTAEPLQDEKIVTANEKESNIISSRNSDINNVIKNTDNHNDNLSSHTNEKDQVDTDKESEPILQNLDLSTSKIDTEVEMCKVEKVEDMLESSNIQAIVTFESGERINTTANLIITSSIKDDKNKTKYMELCDTDEDIKKMENKNNSEQTKETLSDNCDNKQTKEMSKQEDDIKQDTKSFLEEKEVNSVMIPSLVDVQYTIEQSDKLKSEDTLKKIEILAIKDEVAIADEKMSTGDKKDKIISINETQERTDKFENMDSVANNIIVDKIESLKDLHVEEKEAALNDQKTEK
- the LOC105833539 gene encoding uncharacterized protein LOC105833539 isoform X1, whose translation is MAANALEEKINKIRQQNEEIRRRHEEVEEDKKNAAKLNALVQMVPSTDWPERKEPPEFSNPPRTTKSKSVKEHHEPLQQYQSTSGEGRKVHTFAQGQGPPPDPKYNFLADAEREEGERENTKDNSNRGQKYSRGMFRKKPGAKDGMQKDYRTNRGSHRDEHQPEYEAWRAERNRIDEDRISRQRTAEGNWRREWDNDKIQLQAHIVDDVMRSEAKLGEYVKKDYKDFDRRYHVNGNDYASHNRSGHRSYRGNSRHFHNNYENSSNNAYHHDGHIKNLSNSEKRTVIATDKSIKVMLNQGNMTKGPVMSVKVNSPSIAGTGRVGPRQRSRVTYSSHSDVEVVSPDMETFTRPKSYEDRMDRTKGHENLHKSSNSRKSQLPPKKKDFSNKSPYFRKKEFRREDESMQKHQEMESLQKEPKKLQKSCQSKFQKPEENTAEPLQDEKIVTANEKESNIISSRNSDINNVIKNTDNHNDNLSSHTNEKDQVDTDKESEPILQNLDLSTSKIDTEVEMCKVEKVEDMLESSNIQAIVTFESGERINTTANLIITSSIKDDKNKTKYMELCDTDEDIKKMENKNNSEQTKETLSDNCDNKQTKEMSKQEDDIKQDTKSFLEEKEVNSVMIPSLVDVQYTIEQSDKLKSEDTLKKIEILAIKDEVAIADEKMSTGDKKDKIISINETQERTDKFENMDSVANNIIVDKIESLKDLHVEEKEAALNDQKTEK